The Acidobacteriota bacterium genome has a segment encoding these proteins:
- a CDS encoding complex I subunit 1 family protein, with the protein MSIIAIFINVLLFLLLAPLFEGVTRRITARVQSRQGPPLVQPYYDLFKLLGKERINSARNWAFKLAPPAAFASILAVVALIPFGGKVNALGGRVDAITIIYLLTLGGVSVLVGALASRNTFAAIGASREMVTMVMIEPVLAMTLILGAVRTHSLGLGTAVFGTAGLGYSVATAVMLAAYLAALQAFVAKQPFDIPEAEIEILEGPYIEYSGPDYGLFRYAMMMKQMFYAWLFVAVFLPFLRTGTYAGDILTQLLGTLAVFVLIAVVGSTNPRLRIDQAVKIYALLILVSLGAVGLAVAGI; encoded by the coding sequence ATGAGCATCATCGCCATCTTCATCAACGTCCTCCTGTTCCTCCTGCTGGCCCCGCTCTTCGAAGGGGTGACGCGGAGGATCACGGCCAGGGTCCAGTCCCGCCAGGGCCCGCCGCTCGTCCAGCCCTACTACGACCTGTTCAAGCTCCTCGGCAAGGAGCGGATCAACTCGGCCCGGAACTGGGCCTTCAAGCTGGCCCCGCCGGCCGCCTTCGCCTCGATCCTGGCCGTCGTCGCCCTCATCCCCTTCGGGGGGAAGGTCAACGCCCTGGGCGGCCGCGTCGACGCCATCACGATCATCTACCTCCTGACGCTCGGCGGCGTGTCCGTCCTCGTCGGCGCCCTGGCCAGCCGCAACACTTTCGCGGCCATCGGCGCCAGCCGGGAGATGGTGACCATGGTCATGATCGAGCCCGTCCTGGCCATGACCCTCATCCTCGGCGCGGTCCGGACCCACAGCCTGGGCCTGGGGACGGCCGTCTTCGGCACGGCCGGGCTGGGCTACAGCGTGGCCACGGCGGTCATGCTGGCCGCCTACCTGGCGGCCCTGCAGGCCTTCGTGGCCAAGCAGCCGTTCGACATCCCAGAGGCCGAGATCGAGATCCTCGAGGGGCCGTACATCGAGTACAGCGGGCCGGACTACGGCCTGTTCCGCTACGCCATGATGATGAAGCAGATGTTCTACGCCTGGCTCTTCGTCGCCGTCTTCCTGCCTTTCCTGCGGACGGGCACCTATGCCGGCGACATCCTGACCCAGCTGCTGGGCACGCTCGCCGTTTTCGTCCTCATCGCCGTGGTCGGCTCGACCAACCCGCGCCTGCGGATCGACCAGGCCGTCAAGATCTACGCCCTCCTGATCCTGGTCTCGCTCGGCGCGGTCGGGCTGGCGGTGGCCGGAATCTGA
- a CDS encoding 4Fe-4S dicluster domain-containing protein, with translation MWLASKIKQVLMVAKPGVVTLKYPFTPRPAPENFRGAPHWDHAKCVGCAGCANHCPARTIMVRDLCQEIRVLLYDGSRCTYCGRCAEVCPEKAITMTPRFEQATNDRGDITESLELFMLTCQRCGRCFDMETANAIDKLGLTGYRYDSLEARTVLRRATDTFQPKELEKTERYERPETTGD, from the coding sequence ATGTGGCTCGCAAGCAAGATCAAACAGGTCCTGATGGTGGCCAAGCCGGGGGTGGTCACGCTGAAGTACCCCTTCACGCCCCGCCCGGCCCCGGAGAACTTCCGCGGCGCCCCCCACTGGGACCACGCCAAGTGCGTCGGCTGCGCCGGCTGCGCCAACCACTGCCCGGCCCGGACGATCATGGTCCGCGACCTCTGCCAGGAGATCCGCGTCCTTCTCTACGACGGCTCCCGCTGCACCTACTGCGGCCGCTGCGCCGAGGTCTGCCCGGAGAAGGCCATCACCATGACCCCGCGCTTCGAGCAGGCGACGAACGACCGCGGCGACATCACCGAGAGCCTGGAGCTGTTCATGCTGACCTGCCAGCGCTGCGGCCGCTGCTTCGACATGGAAACGGCCAACGCCATCGACAAGCTCGGCTTGACGGGCTACCGCTACGACAGCCTGGAGGCCCGGACCGTCCTGCGCCGGGCCACCGACACCTTCCAGCCGAAGGAGCTCGAGAAGACCGAGCGCTACGAGCGGCCGGAGACGACAGGAGACTGA
- a CDS encoding alcohol dehydrogenase catalytic domain-containing protein codes for MKAAFLTGVRTIEIRDIPAPRLVRDDDVIVRSRAVGVCGSDLHYYLSNKVGGDQVKYPFIPGHECAGVVEEVGRSVTRVRPGDQVVVEPAVSCGTCDQCRTGRPHTCRKLLFLGHYGELTGGMAELVLAPERNCVPLPAKMTAVQGALAEPLSIGLYAAGLAGSVRGKTAAVLGTGPIGLCVIMALKADGAGAVYATEKVEARRTAAAEKAGADWTGDPGAEDVVAETAARESLGLDLVFECCGEQPALDQAVALLKPGGTLVVVGIPLEPRVSFDSSRVRRREIRIQNVRRQNRCLERAVGMIHAGRIPVDFLATHSFGLGQAGEAYETAAARRDGVIKAIVRP; via the coding sequence ATGAAAGCGGCTTTCCTGACAGGCGTCCGGACGATCGAGATCCGCGACATCCCGGCGCCCCGGCTCGTCCGCGACGACGACGTCATCGTCCGGAGCCGGGCCGTCGGCGTCTGCGGCAGCGACCTCCACTACTACCTCTCCAACAAGGTCGGCGGCGACCAGGTCAAGTACCCCTTCATCCCGGGCCACGAGTGCGCCGGCGTCGTCGAGGAGGTCGGTCGGTCCGTGACCAGGGTCAGGCCGGGCGACCAGGTCGTGGTCGAGCCGGCCGTCTCGTGCGGTACGTGCGACCAGTGCCGGACCGGACGGCCCCACACCTGCCGCAAGCTCCTCTTCCTCGGCCACTACGGCGAGCTCACCGGCGGCATGGCCGAGCTCGTCCTGGCCCCGGAACGCAACTGCGTGCCGCTGCCGGCGAAAATGACCGCCGTCCAGGGCGCGCTGGCCGAGCCCCTGTCGATCGGGCTTTACGCGGCCGGGTTAGCCGGCTCGGTAAGGGGGAAGACGGCGGCGGTGCTCGGGACCGGGCCGATCGGGCTGTGCGTCATCATGGCCCTGAAGGCGGACGGCGCGGGCGCGGTCTACGCCACGGAGAAGGTCGAGGCCCGGCGGACGGCGGCCGCCGAGAAGGCGGGAGCCGATTGGACGGGGGATCCGGGCGCCGAGGACGTCGTGGCCGAGACCGCGGCCCGCGAGTCCCTCGGCCTCGACCTCGTCTTCGAGTGCTGCGGCGAGCAGCCGGCCCTCGACCAGGCGGTCGCCCTGCTCAAGCCCGGCGGGACGCTCGTCGTCGTGGGCATCCCCCTCGAGCCGCGCGTCTCCTTCGACAGCTCCAGGGTCCGCCGGCGCGAGATCCGGATCCAGAACGTCCGGCGCCAGAACAGGTGCCTGGAGCGGGCCGTGGGCATGATCCACGCGGGCCGGATCCCGGTGGATTTCCTGGCCACGCATTCCTTCGGCCTCGGCCAGGCCGGAGAAGCCTACGAAACGGCGGCGGCCCGCCGCGACGGCGTGATCAAGGCCATCGTCAGGCCGTAG
- a CDS encoding response regulator, with amino-acid sequence MSKKILVVDDDRDLVASLAQVLRAHGYDVAAAYSGADGLKALLAERPDLVILDVMMETDTAGFEAADVIRSRREASKYREFRDIPIIILTAIDQVTNSRFSMDQADSFLPGTNEFLTKPVDLDELLAKVGRALR; translated from the coding sequence ATGAGCAAGAAGATCCTCGTCGTCGACGACGACCGGGACCTCGTGGCCAGCCTAGCCCAGGTCCTGCGGGCCCACGGCTACGACGTGGCGGCGGCCTACAGCGGCGCGGACGGCCTCAAGGCCCTTCTGGCCGAGCGGCCCGACCTGGTCATCCTCGATGTCATGATGGAGACGGACACGGCCGGCTTCGAGGCGGCCGACGTCATCCGCAGCCGCCGCGAGGCGTCGAAGTACCGGGAGTTCCGCGACATCCCGATCATCATCCTGACGGCCATCGACCAGGTCACCAACTCGCGCTTCTCGATGGACCAGGCGGACTCGTTCCTCCCCGGGACCAACGAGTTCCTGACCAAGCCGGTCGACCTTGACGAGCTGCTGGCCAAGGTCGGCCGCGCCCTGCGATGA
- a CDS encoding cache domain-containing protein, producing MIKQLARSNIRFKLVFSLLGIVLLSGVLSIIIGLNVINTNVVRDAYATVRASLTSASELYREEIDNRSRIIQSMAKTPELIRASAAGDRAFLFEKLVQIKREFGFDIVNVVDADGTILVRANAFESFGDSMSGYRTIQEVRRTGTLVAGTGVLEYETIAREGEDLARRTIIPVVPTSHGRPRPSTVENRALVIKIAAPIRDGSRMTGILYGAVLLNNNAAFVDRFKRLLFKDERIDGKDAGTTTIFLGDIRVATNVVDAAGKRAIGTQASEEVYRKVFEDRTAWVGKAFVVNDWYISGYTPLFDFDQKAQGMLYVGVLKKKFDVVVRNTTMAYLLVLLVSTLLALALAGYLINLYTKPVKRIIDASTEMALGFYHRIETDPHDDEDARALAQAFNGMVDAIEERDRQLTELADRTILKSEKLASIGRLASGIAHEINNPLTGVLTYSSLLLEDMKGTPYEEDLKVIRDETLRCRGIVRGILDFARDSKSERTLSDLNALIVDSLRILEKHVTFQNIRIVKELDPSLPRVSVDPAEIRAVINNLAVNAADAMPHGGQLTIATSLEPETGMAVIRVADTGAGISEENLNKIFEPFFTTKDRGQGTGLGLPMVYGAVQRHGGQIDVRSKVGAGTEFIIKLPTR from the coding sequence ATGATCAAACAGCTGGCCCGCTCGAACATCCGGTTCAAGCTGGTCTTCAGCCTGCTCGGCATCGTCCTCTTGAGCGGCGTCCTGTCGATCATCATCGGCCTGAATGTCATCAACACCAACGTCGTCCGCGACGCCTACGCGACCGTGCGGGCCAGCCTGACCTCGGCCAGCGAGCTCTACCGCGAGGAGATCGACAACCGGTCGCGGATCATCCAGTCCATGGCCAAGACGCCCGAGCTCATCCGGGCCTCGGCCGCCGGGGACCGGGCCTTCCTGTTCGAGAAGCTGGTCCAGATCAAGCGGGAGTTCGGCTTCGACATCGTCAACGTCGTCGACGCGGACGGGACCATCCTCGTCCGGGCCAACGCCTTCGAATCCTTCGGCGACAGCATGAGCGGCTACCGGACCATCCAGGAGGTCCGCCGGACCGGGACCCTGGTGGCCGGGACGGGCGTCCTCGAGTACGAGACCATCGCCCGGGAGGGCGAGGACCTGGCCCGCCGGACCATCATCCCCGTCGTGCCGACGTCGCACGGCCGGCCGCGGCCGTCGACCGTCGAGAACCGGGCCCTGGTCATCAAGATCGCCGCGCCCATCCGGGACGGCTCGCGCATGACCGGCATCCTCTACGGGGCAGTCCTGCTCAACAACAACGCCGCCTTCGTCGACCGCTTCAAGCGCCTCCTGTTCAAGGACGAGCGGATCGACGGCAAGGACGCCGGGACGACCACGATCTTCCTCGGCGACATCCGGGTGGCCACCAACGTCGTCGACGCGGCCGGCAAGCGGGCCATCGGCACGCAGGCCTCGGAGGAGGTCTACCGCAAGGTCTTCGAGGACAGGACGGCCTGGGTCGGCAAGGCCTTCGTCGTCAACGACTGGTACATCTCCGGCTACACGCCCCTCTTCGACTTCGACCAGAAGGCCCAGGGCATGCTCTACGTCGGCGTCCTCAAGAAGAAGTTCGACGTCGTCGTCCGGAACACGACCATGGCCTACCTCCTGGTCCTGCTCGTCTCGACGCTCCTGGCCCTGGCCCTGGCCGGCTACCTGATCAACCTCTACACCAAGCCGGTCAAGCGCATCATCGACGCCTCGACCGAGATGGCCCTGGGCTTCTACCACCGCATCGAGACAGATCCGCACGACGACGAGGATGCCCGGGCCCTGGCCCAGGCCTTCAACGGCATGGTCGACGCCATCGAAGAGAGGGACCGGCAGCTGACCGAGCTGGCCGACCGGACCATCCTCAAGTCCGAAAAGCTGGCCTCGATCGGACGCCTGGCCTCGGGCATCGCCCACGAGATCAACAATCCCCTGACCGGCGTCCTGACCTACAGCAGCCTGCTCCTCGAGGACATGAAGGGCACGCCGTACGAGGAGGACCTCAAGGTCATCCGGGACGAGACCCTGCGCTGCCGGGGCATCGTCCGGGGCATCCTCGATTTCGCCCGGGACAGCAAGTCCGAGCGGACGCTGTCCGACCTCAACGCCCTCATCGTGGACAGCCTGCGCATCCTGGAGAAGCACGTCACCTTCCAGAACATCCGGATCGTCAAGGAGCTGGACCCGAGCCTGCCCCGGGTCAGCGTCGACCCCGCCGAGATCCGGGCCGTCATCAACAACCTGGCCGTCAACGCCGCGGACGCCATGCCCCACGGCGGGCAGCTGACCATCGCGACGTCGCTCGAGCCGGAGACCGGCATGGCCGTCATCCGGGTGGCCGACACCGGCGCCGGCATCAGCGAGGAGAACCTGAACAAGATCTTCGAGCCGTTCTTCACGACCAAGGACCGGGGCCAGGGGACGGGGCTGGGGCTGCCCATGGTCTACGGGGCCGTTCAGCGGCACGGCGGGCAGATCGACGTCCGCAGCAAGGTCGGCGCGGGCACGGAATTCATCATCAAGCTGCCGACGCGCTAA
- a CDS encoding DUF2075 domain-containing protein: MKREYYSDTIAAFLRSSTEEIVGKLALASDFPDTLEQRAAWVAEIGILRAALGSRSGGIHFEYSIPRMGERIDVLLVIGPVIFVLEFKVGAREFASYALDQVMDYALDLKNFHETSHDHLVAPVLIATGAGRVPPGIALTPRNDNVLLPLKTDGEALGEVIQGVLDFADGEKIDWRTWKTGRYSPTPTIMEAALALYRSHSVAEISRSDAGAVNLSQTTNAISKVIQDAKARAHKSICFVTGVPGAGKTLVGLNVATEHMDQADAHHSVFLSGNGPLVKILQEALARDMVVRTKAHGKRIKKGEAKSRVKAFIQNVHHFRDECLVDEKRPPVDHVALFDEAQRAWNSGMTADFMKRKKKRPGFRFSEPEFLISCLDRHPDWAVVICLVGGGQEINRGEAGISEWIDSLTRSFPDWRVFISPQLTDSEYGAGRVLEQLEPRRHVSFVPSLHLAVSMRSFRAENVSLLVKQVLDLDDAGARRTLAELRDRYPIAITRDLGQAKSWLKAQARGTERYGIVVSSQAERLRPHAIHVKAPMDPVHWFLDGKQDVRSSYYLEDVATEFDVQGLELDWACVTWDADFRYSRTGWTHKSFLGDAWRNIRDSERQKYQKNAYRVLLTRARQGMVIVVPPGDRDDPTRQPSFYDPTFEYLRGIGFREI, translated from the coding sequence GTGAAGCGCGAATACTACTCCGATACGATCGCCGCCTTCCTCCGGTCCTCGACCGAGGAGATCGTCGGGAAGCTGGCGCTGGCCAGCGACTTCCCCGACACGCTCGAGCAACGCGCCGCCTGGGTCGCGGAGATCGGGATCCTCCGCGCGGCGCTGGGGTCCCGTTCGGGGGGCATCCACTTCGAGTACTCCATCCCCCGCATGGGGGAGCGGATTGACGTCCTGCTCGTCATCGGGCCGGTCATCTTCGTCCTGGAATTCAAGGTCGGAGCCAGGGAATTCGCGTCCTATGCCCTCGACCAGGTTATGGATTATGCCCTGGACCTGAAGAATTTCCATGAAACCAGCCACGATCATCTCGTCGCGCCCGTTCTGATCGCGACCGGCGCCGGGCGCGTTCCGCCGGGCATCGCCCTGACTCCCCGGAACGACAACGTCCTGCTTCCCCTGAAAACCGACGGGGAGGCGCTTGGCGAAGTCATCCAGGGCGTGCTGGACTTCGCCGACGGAGAAAAGATCGATTGGCGAACATGGAAGACCGGCCGATACAGCCCGACGCCCACCATCATGGAAGCGGCCCTGGCGCTTTACCGAAGCCACTCGGTCGCCGAAATATCCCGCAGCGACGCCGGGGCCGTCAATCTCAGCCAGACGACGAACGCGATCTCGAAGGTCATTCAAGACGCCAAGGCGCGGGCGCACAAATCCATCTGCTTCGTCACCGGCGTGCCCGGGGCGGGCAAGACCCTGGTCGGTCTCAACGTCGCGACGGAGCATATGGATCAGGCCGACGCGCACCACAGCGTCTTCCTGTCCGGGAACGGCCCGCTGGTCAAGATCCTCCAGGAGGCCCTGGCCCGTGATATGGTCGTCCGGACGAAGGCCCATGGCAAAAGGATCAAGAAAGGCGAAGCCAAGAGCCGGGTCAAGGCCTTCATCCAGAACGTCCATCATTTCCGGGACGAGTGTCTTGTCGACGAGAAGCGCCCCCCGGTCGATCATGTGGCCCTGTTCGACGAAGCCCAACGGGCCTGGAACAGCGGCATGACCGCGGATTTCATGAAGCGCAAGAAGAAAAGGCCGGGCTTCCGATTTTCGGAGCCCGAGTTCCTGATCTCCTGCCTCGATCGGCACCCGGATTGGGCCGTCGTTATCTGCCTCGTCGGAGGAGGGCAGGAGATCAACCGGGGCGAGGCCGGGATCTCCGAATGGATCGATTCCCTGACGCGGTCTTTTCCCGACTGGCGCGTCTTCATCTCTCCCCAGCTGACGGACAGCGAATACGGCGCCGGGAGGGTTCTCGAGCAGCTGGAGCCCCGACGGCACGTCAGCTTCGTCCCCTCGCTTCACCTGGCCGTATCCATGCGCTCCTTCCGGGCCGAGAACGTGTCCCTTCTGGTCAAGCAGGTCCTGGACCTGGACGACGCGGGGGCGCGCCGGACCCTGGCCGAGCTGCGGGACAGATATCCGATCGCCATCACCCGCGACCTCGGCCAGGCCAAATCGTGGCTCAAGGCCCAGGCGCGGGGGACCGAGCGATACGGCATCGTGGTCTCCTCGCAAGCGGAGCGTCTCCGGCCTCACGCCATCCATGTCAAGGCACCGATGGATCCGGTCCATTGGTTCCTCGACGGCAAGCAGGATGTGCGGTCGTCCTACTACCTGGAGGACGTGGCCACGGAATTCGATGTCCAGGGCCTGGAGCTCGATTGGGCCTGCGTCACCTGGGACGCGGATTTTCGATATTCGCGAACGGGGTGGACGCACAAGTCGTTCCTGGGAGACGCCTGGCGGAACATCAGGGATTCCGAGAGGCAGAAGTACCAGAAGAACGCCTACCGCGTTCTCCTGACGCGGGCGCGCCAGGGCATGGTCATCGTCGTGCCGCCGGGGGACCGGGACGATCCGACGCGCCAGCCGTCCTTCTACGACCCGACGTTCGAATATCTCAGAGGGATCGGCTTCAGAGAGATCTGA
- a CDS encoding NADH-quinone oxidoreductase subunit B family protein translates to MLAKIAQKCFPRSLWVYHCNSGACNGCDIEILNVLTPYYDVERFGIKLVGSPRHADVMLLSGAVTRPTLPLVKKAYAAMPGPKLVFGIGSCATGGGCWFDTYNVAGGGAKAVPVNYYIPGCPPRPEAIIYGVALALGLVDKKAAPVEMKQVEFPIDIYERNKAWEERNVIYKVLNT, encoded by the coding sequence ATGCTGGCCAAGATCGCCCAAAAGTGCTTCCCCCGCTCCCTCTGGGTCTACCACTGCAACAGCGGCGCCTGCAACGGCTGCGACATCGAGATCCTGAACGTCCTGACGCCGTACTACGACGTCGAGCGGTTCGGCATCAAGCTGGTCGGGTCGCCCCGCCACGCCGACGTCATGCTCCTCTCCGGCGCCGTCACCCGGCCAACCCTGCCGCTGGTCAAGAAGGCCTACGCGGCCATGCCCGGGCCCAAGCTCGTCTTCGGCATCGGCTCCTGCGCCACGGGCGGCGGCTGCTGGTTCGACACCTACAACGTCGCCGGCGGCGGGGCCAAGGCCGTCCCGGTCAACTATTACATCCCCGGCTGCCCGCCGCGGCCGGAGGCCATCATCTACGGCGTCGCCCTGGCCCTCGGCCTGGTCGACAAGAAGGCCGCGCCCGTGGAGATGAAGCAGGTCGAGTTCCCGATCGACATATACGAGAGGAACAAGGCCTGGGAAGAGCGGAACGTCATCTACAAGGTCTTGAACACATGA
- a CDS encoding M20/M25/M40 family metallo-hydrolase: MKKHLAFRSLVLALLVVLFSLGAFAQEKLDLQMLDRIRAEGLNNSKISDFLVYLCDVYGPRLPDSPQYVKAGEWVVGKAREIGLANAAMEPYGTFGRSWELLKFYAAMTEPQYMPIVGYPKAWTPGTNGLLKGQAVLIQAKTVADLDQYKGKLKDAIVLLQGEQDLPISFDPMASRLAGPDLEKLMLAPDPYARRPQAPQMQDMMARAQVQQAIQKMLKAEGVGVILDPGRGKFGTVFVAAGGSRTKGAETPVPAIAVATEQYNRIVRIIQKNVPVTLEVEVQARFTADDLPGTNVVAEIPGADPKLKAELVMLGGHFDTWHGGTGATDDGAGCAVAFEAMRILKALGVQPRRTIRMAFWDAEEQGFVGSRGYVANHFFDRAKKEKKPEYDKLSAYFNFDNGSGKIRGIYAQGNSAVVPIFEEWLRPVRDLGAGTVVLRNTGGTDHLPFDGVGLPGFQFIQDDLEYDTLTHHSTMDVYDHLSRPDLMQAATVMAWFVYNAAMRDQKLPRKYFDANAPAPQRGRS; encoded by the coding sequence ATGAAAAAACACCTGGCCTTCCGTTCGCTGGTCCTCGCTCTCCTGGTCGTCCTGTTCTCGCTCGGGGCCTTCGCCCAGGAGAAGCTCGACCTGCAGATGCTCGACCGCATCCGCGCCGAGGGCCTGAACAACTCCAAGATCAGCGATTTCCTGGTCTATCTCTGCGACGTCTACGGGCCGCGGCTGCCCGACTCGCCCCAGTACGTCAAGGCCGGCGAGTGGGTTGTCGGCAAAGCCAGGGAGATCGGCCTGGCCAACGCGGCCATGGAGCCCTACGGCACGTTCGGCCGCAGCTGGGAGCTCCTGAAGTTCTACGCCGCCATGACCGAGCCTCAGTACATGCCCATCGTCGGCTATCCCAAGGCCTGGACGCCCGGGACGAACGGCCTCCTCAAGGGGCAGGCCGTCCTGATCCAGGCCAAGACCGTGGCCGACCTCGACCAGTACAAGGGCAAGCTCAAGGACGCCATCGTCCTGCTGCAGGGCGAGCAGGACCTGCCGATCTCGTTCGACCCGATGGCCTCGCGCCTGGCCGGGCCCGATCTCGAGAAGCTCATGCTGGCACCCGATCCGTACGCCCGGCGGCCCCAGGCCCCGCAGATGCAGGACATGATGGCCCGGGCGCAGGTCCAGCAGGCCATCCAGAAGATGCTCAAGGCCGAGGGCGTGGGCGTCATCCTCGATCCCGGCCGGGGCAAGTTCGGCACGGTCTTTGTCGCCGCCGGCGGCTCGCGGACCAAGGGCGCGGAGACGCCCGTTCCCGCGATCGCCGTCGCCACGGAGCAGTACAACCGCATCGTCCGCATTATCCAGAAGAACGTCCCGGTCACGCTCGAGGTCGAGGTCCAGGCCCGGTTCACGGCCGACGATCTGCCGGGCACGAACGTCGTCGCCGAGATCCCCGGCGCCGACCCCAAGCTCAAGGCCGAGCTGGTCATGCTCGGCGGCCACTTCGACACCTGGCACGGCGGCACGGGGGCCACGGACGACGGGGCCGGCTGCGCCGTCGCCTTCGAGGCCATGCGCATCCTGAAGGCGCTCGGCGTCCAGCCCCGGCGCACCATCCGCATGGCTTTCTGGGACGCGGAGGAACAGGGCTTCGTCGGCTCGCGCGGCTATGTCGCGAACCATTTCTTCGACCGGGCGAAGAAGGAGAAGAAGCCGGAATACGACAAGCTCTCGGCCTACTTCAATTTCGACAATGGCAGCGGCAAGATCCGCGGCATCTACGCCCAGGGCAACAGCGCCGTCGTGCCCATCTTCGAGGAATGGCTCAGGCCCGTGCGCGATCTCGGCGCCGGGACCGTGGTCCTGCGGAACACGGGCGGCACGGACCACCTGCCGTTCGACGGCGTCGGGCTGCCCGGCTTCCAGTTCATCCAGGACGATCTCGAGTACGACACTCTGACGCACCACTCGACCATGGACGTCTACGACCACCTGTCCCGCCCCGACCTGATGCAGGCGGCCACGGTCATGGCCTGGTTCGTCTACAATGCCGCCATGCGCGACCAGAAGCTGCCGCGGAAATACTTCGACGCCAACGCGCCGGCGCCGCAGCGCGGCCGCAGCTAG
- a CDS encoding response regulator: MAPKLLFIDDEDIVLKSSRRIFAGSGFEIDTASSGDQGLAMAMAKDYDIVVTDLKMPGLGGMEVLKALRRDRPGTTVIIFTGYSSVDTAREALKAGAFDYVPKPFTPEEMRNVVANALEARKSAAGAKMLDLMAIVSHELKSPLAALQTTAETLYRGYFGKLEPEQEKMVGTILRNCLYLEDIIRTYIDLSKMDLEGLATFKERVPFASAVVAEALKTPGFRDNLKKMPIVTEFEGDPVVDGDPALLKILVNNLVNNAVKYGAEGTPVRLRLARKGGEIVFSVRNEGVGIPEEDKGRLFKRFERLKQKGTEGVKGSGLGLYICKTVVDKHKGRIWVEGQPGKWVEFFVALPVAGGEAPAA, encoded by the coding sequence ATGGCACCCAAACTGCTGTTCATAGACGACGAGGACATCGTCCTCAAGAGCTCGCGGCGGATCTTCGCCGGGAGCGGCTTCGAGATCGACACCGCTTCGTCCGGGGATCAGGGGCTGGCCATGGCCATGGCCAAGGACTACGACATCGTCGTCACGGACCTGAAGATGCCCGGTCTCGGCGGCATGGAGGTCCTCAAGGCCCTGCGCCGGGACCGGCCCGGCACGACGGTCATCATCTTCACCGGATACTCCAGCGTGGACACCGCCCGCGAGGCCCTCAAGGCCGGCGCGTTCGACTACGTCCCCAAGCCGTTCACGCCGGAGGAGATGCGCAACGTCGTGGCCAACGCCCTCGAGGCCCGGAAGAGCGCGGCCGGGGCCAAGATGCTCGACCTGATGGCCATCGTCTCCCACGAGCTCAAGAGCCCGCTGGCGGCCCTCCAGACGACGGCCGAGACCCTCTACCGGGGCTACTTCGGCAAGCTCGAGCCCGAACAGGAGAAGATGGTCGGGACGATCCTCCGCAACTGCCTCTACCTCGAGGACATCATCCGCACCTACATCGACCTGTCCAAGATGGACCTCGAGGGGCTGGCGACGTTCAAGGAGCGCGTCCCGTTCGCCTCGGCGGTCGTCGCCGAGGCCCTGAAGACGCCCGGCTTCCGGGACAACCTCAAGAAGATGCCGATCGTGACCGAGTTCGAGGGCGATCCCGTCGTGGACGGCGACCCGGCCCTGCTGAAGATCCTGGTCAACAACCTGGTCAACAACGCCGTCAAGTACGGCGCCGAAGGGACGCCGGTCCGGCTCCGCCTGGCGCGGAAGGGCGGCGAGATCGTCTTCTCGGTCCGCAACGAAGGCGTCGGCATCCCCGAGGAGGACAAGGGCCGGCTCTTCAAGCGGTTCGAGCGCCTGAAGCAGAAGGGCACCGAGGGCGTCAAAGGCTCGGGCCTTGGCCTTTACATCTGCAAGACGGTCGTCGACAAGCACAAGGGCCGCATCTGGGTCGAGGGCCAGCCCGGCAAGTGGGTCGAATTCTTCGTCGCCCTGCCGGTCGCGGGCGGCGAGGCCCCCGCCGCCTAA
- a CDS encoding OsmC family protein, whose amino-acid sequence MAEEIRSDVVFRGGMRFDGVSGRAGRTVALDFAADDQLIDGFSPLELLLASLAGCSGQVVVGLLKRMGQEVKDLTVRARGAKKEIHPKVLASIELEFEFRGGKLDGASVEKALALSEERFCPVWAMLKGGTPIKAAYRLLAG is encoded by the coding sequence ATGGCCGAAGAGATCCGGTCCGATGTCGTCTTCAGGGGCGGGATGAGGTTCGACGGGGTCTCCGGCCGGGCCGGCCGGACGGTGGCCCTCGACTTCGCGGCCGACGACCAGCTCATCGACGGCTTCTCGCCGCTCGAGCTCCTGCTCGCCAGCCTGGCCGGCTGCAGCGGCCAGGTCGTCGTCGGCCTCCTCAAGCGGATGGGACAGGAGGTCAAGGACCTGACCGTCCGCGCCCGCGGGGCCAAGAAAGAGATCCACCCGAAGGTCCTCGCGTCGATCGAGCTCGAGTTCGAGTTCCGGGGCGGGAAGCTCGACGGCGCCTCGGTAGAGAAGGCCCTGGCCCTGTCGGAAGAGCGATTCTGCCCCGTCTGGGCCATGCTCAAGGGCGGCACCCCGATCAAGGCGGCCTACCGGCTCCTGGCCGGATGA